From Oreochromis aureus strain Israel breed Guangdong linkage group 4, ZZ_aureus, whole genome shotgun sequence, a single genomic window includes:
- the ddx42 gene encoding ATP-dependent RNA helicase DDX42 isoform X1, whose amino-acid sequence MNWNKGGPGVKRGFGFGGFSLAGKKEEPHLTQESHTSFGGPGSGSGGYGKSQQLPSFYKIGTKRANFDEENAYFEDDEEESSSNVDLPYIPAENSPTRQQMQSGGGSDSEDDPLDAFMAEVENQAAKDMKKLEEKEKEKKSAKGIRDDIEEEDEQEAYFRYMAENPTAGLTQEEEEENIDYDSDGNPIPSTTKKIIMPLPPIDHSEIDYPPFEKNFYEEHEELSSLTGTQVLELRHKLNLRVSGAAPPKPCTSFAHFNFDEQLMHQIRKSEYTQPTPIQCQGVPIALSGRDMIGIAKTGSGKTAAFIWPMLVHIMDQKELEPGEGPIAVIVCPTRELCQQIHAECKRFGKAYSLRSVAVYGGGSMWEQAKALQEGAEIVVCTPGRLIDHVKKKATSLQRVTYLVFDEADRMFDMGFEYQVRSIASHVRPDRQTLLFSATFRKKIERLARDILVDPIRVVQGDIGEANEDVTQVVEMLVSGSDKWGWLTRRLVEFTSTGSVLIFVTKKANCEELATNLNQEGYSLGLLHGDMDQSERNKVISDFKKKNLPVLVATDVAARGLDIPSIRTVVNYDVARDIDTHTHRIGRTGRAGEKGVAYTLLTNKDTSFAGDLVRNLEGANQAVSKELMDLAMQNPWFRKSRFKGGKGKKLNIGGGGLGYRERPGLGAESSERSSTSSLLSSTSSYEGYSKPTTGAMGDRMSAMKQAFQAQYKSHFVAASSGPPKLSAKSSGSSGWTSAGSLSSVPTESANGSERSHSATLSMVGFTSAGSLSSVAPTSQTSSHHSYTPPAPPSQRESSRDRHGDDRGRHGDSQHRHSDRNDRYSSEDRYGDRDRHGDRDRDRDRHGDRDRHSSSRHSDSRNGDGSKRDRDDRRSDRDGGDRGSGDGRDRGSDSFAVPEPPKRRKSRWDN is encoded by the exons ATGAACTGGAACAAAGGTGGTCCTGGTGTGAAGCGAGGTTTTGGCTTTGGGGGATTTTCACtcgcaggaaaaaaagaagagcctCACCTTACTCAGGAATCACACACATCATTTGGAGGCCCAGGATCTGGAAGTGGTGGATATGGGAAGAGCCAGCAGCTCCCATCATTCTACAAAATAGGGACCAAAAGAGCTAATTTTGATGAGGAAAATGC ATATTTtgaagatgatgaagaggagTCCAGCAGTAATGTGGATCTGCCTTACATCCCAGCTGAAAACTCACCCACACGGCAACAGATGCAGTCAGGTGGTGGCTCAGACAGCGAAGATGACCCTTTGGATGCTTTCATGGCTGAAGTTGAG aaccAAGCAGCTAAAGACATGAAGAAACTAGAGgaaaaggagaaggagaaaaagtCAGCCAA GGGTATTCGTGATGACATTGAAGAAGAAGATGAGCAA GAAGCTTACTTCCGCTACATGGCAGAGAATCCCACCGCCGGGCTGAcacaggaagaagaggaggaaaacaTTGATTATGACAGTGATGGGAATCCAATTCCCTCTACAACCAAGAAAATCATCATGCCACTTCCTCCTATTGACCACTCAGAG ATTGATTATCCACCCTTTGAGAAAAACTTTTACGAAGAGCACGAGGAACTCAGCAGCTTGACTGGAACTCAGGTGCTGGAGTTGAGGCATAAACTGAACTTACGA GTATCTGGTGCGGCCCCTCCAAAACCTTGTACCAGCTTTGCCCACTTTAACTTCGATGAGCAACTAATGCACCAAATTCGGAAGTCTGAATATACTCAGCCCACACCGATTCAGTGTCAG GGTGTCCCCATTGCGCTGTCAGGACGTGATATGATAGGCATTGCAAAAACGGGCAGCGGCAAAACTGCAGCTTTTATCTGGCCAATGCTGGTTCATATCATGGACCAAAAGGAACTGGAGCCTGGGGAAGGACCCATCGCAGTCATTGTGTGCCCTACCAGAGAGCTTTGTCAGCAG ATCCATGCAGAATGTAAGCGCTTTGGGAAAGCCTACTCATTGCGTTCAGTGGCTGTATATGGAGGAGGCAGCATGTGGGAGCAAGCCAAGGCTTTGCAGGAGGGTGCAGAGATTGTGGTGTGCACTCCA GGTCGTCTGATAGACCACGTTAAAAAGAAGGCCACGTCTCTGCAGAGAGTAACATACCTGGTGTTTGATGAGGCTGATCGAATGTTTGATATGGGCTTTG aatATCAGGTTAGATCCATTGCCAGCCACGTTCGCCCAGACAGACAGA CTCTTCTGTTTAGTGCTACATTTCGGAAGAAGATAGAACGGCTTGCTAGAGACATTTTGGTTGATCCCATTCGTGTCGTGCAGGGAGACATCGGAGAG GCCAATGAGGATGTGACTCAGGTAGTGGAGATGCTGGTCAGTGGGTCAGATAAATGGGGCTGGCTGACTCGCCGGCTGGTCGAATTCACCTCCACAGGATCGGTCCTCATTTTTGTCACCAAGAAGGCCAACTGTGAGGAGCTAGCTACTAACCTGAATCAAGAGGGCTACAGCCTGGGCCTCCTGCATGGTGATATGGACCAGAGTGAGAGGAACAAGGTCATCAGTGATTTCAAGAAGAAGAACTTGCCCGTTCTGGTGGCCACTGATGTAGCTG CTCGTGGTCTGGACATCCCGTCCATTCGCACAGTGGTGAACTACGACGTTGCACGAGACAtcgacacacacacccacaggaTCGGTAGAACGGGTCGTGCTGGAGAGAAAGGTGTGGCCTACACTCTCCTCACCAATAAAGACACATCATTTGCTGGGGACTTGGTGCGGAATCTGGAGGGAGCAAATCAGGCTGTTTCCAAAGAGCTGATGGACTTGGCCATGCAG AATCCCTGGTTCAGGAAGTCACGATTCAAGGGTGGCAAAGGAAAGAAACTGAACATTGGTGGAGGTGGTCTTGGTTACAGAGAGAGACCCGGCCTTGGGGCTGAAAGTTCT GAACGTAGCAGCACCAGTAGCTTGTTGTCTTCCACTAGTAGCTATGAAGGCTACAGCAAACCAACTACTGGGGCAATGGGGGATCGCATGTCTGCAATGAAACAAGCCTTCCAG GCTCAGTATAAGAGCCACTTTGTAGCTGCATCCAGCGGCCCCCCAAAGCTCAGTGCCAAGTCTAGTGGCTCCTCAGGATGGACCAGTGCCGGCAGCCTGAGCTCTGTGCCAACAGAGTCTGCCAATGGCTCAGAACGGTCTCACAGTGCTACCTTGTCCATGGTGGGTTTCACCAGTGCTGGCTCCCTGAGCTCAGTGGCCCCCACCAGTCAAACCAGTTCACACCACAGCTACACTCCCCCTGCACCTCCGTCACAGAGAGAGAGCTCACGTGATAGACACGGGGACGACCGGGGGCGTCATGGTGACAGTCAACACCGCCATAGCGACAGGAACGATCGATACAGTAGCGAGGATCGCTACGGAGACCGGGATCGTCACGGGGATAGAGATAGAGATCGTGACCGCCACGGCGACCGTGATCGCCACAGCAGCAGCCGCCACAGTGACAGTCGTAACGGAGATGGAAGCAAGAGGGACAGAGATGATCGGAGGAGTGATAGGGATGGGGGAGACAGGGGGAGTGGAGATGGGAGGGACAGAGGAAGCGATAGCTTTGCTGTCCCTGAACCACCTAAACGTAGAAAGAGCAGATGGGACAACTAA
- the ddx42 gene encoding ATP-dependent RNA helicase DDX42 isoform X2, whose protein sequence is MAENPTAGLTQEEEEENIDYDSDGNPIPSTTKKIIMPLPPIDHSEIDYPPFEKNFYEEHEELSSLTGTQVLELRHKLNLRVSGAAPPKPCTSFAHFNFDEQLMHQIRKSEYTQPTPIQCQGVPIALSGRDMIGIAKTGSGKTAAFIWPMLVHIMDQKELEPGEGPIAVIVCPTRELCQQIHAECKRFGKAYSLRSVAVYGGGSMWEQAKALQEGAEIVVCTPGRLIDHVKKKATSLQRVTYLVFDEADRMFDMGFEYQVRSIASHVRPDRQTLLFSATFRKKIERLARDILVDPIRVVQGDIGEANEDVTQVVEMLVSGSDKWGWLTRRLVEFTSTGSVLIFVTKKANCEELATNLNQEGYSLGLLHGDMDQSERNKVISDFKKKNLPVLVATDVAARGLDIPSIRTVVNYDVARDIDTHTHRIGRTGRAGEKGVAYTLLTNKDTSFAGDLVRNLEGANQAVSKELMDLAMQNPWFRKSRFKGGKGKKLNIGGGGLGYRERPGLGAESSERSSTSSLLSSTSSYEGYSKPTTGAMGDRMSAMKQAFQAQYKSHFVAASSGPPKLSAKSSGSSGWTSAGSLSSVPTESANGSERSHSATLSMVGFTSAGSLSSVAPTSQTSSHHSYTPPAPPSQRESSRDRHGDDRGRHGDSQHRHSDRNDRYSSEDRYGDRDRHGDRDRDRDRHGDRDRHSSSRHSDSRNGDGSKRDRDDRRSDRDGGDRGSGDGRDRGSDSFAVPEPPKRRKSRWDN, encoded by the exons ATGGCAGAGAATCCCACCGCCGGGCTGAcacaggaagaagaggaggaaaacaTTGATTATGACAGTGATGGGAATCCAATTCCCTCTACAACCAAGAAAATCATCATGCCACTTCCTCCTATTGACCACTCAGAG ATTGATTATCCACCCTTTGAGAAAAACTTTTACGAAGAGCACGAGGAACTCAGCAGCTTGACTGGAACTCAGGTGCTGGAGTTGAGGCATAAACTGAACTTACGA GTATCTGGTGCGGCCCCTCCAAAACCTTGTACCAGCTTTGCCCACTTTAACTTCGATGAGCAACTAATGCACCAAATTCGGAAGTCTGAATATACTCAGCCCACACCGATTCAGTGTCAG GGTGTCCCCATTGCGCTGTCAGGACGTGATATGATAGGCATTGCAAAAACGGGCAGCGGCAAAACTGCAGCTTTTATCTGGCCAATGCTGGTTCATATCATGGACCAAAAGGAACTGGAGCCTGGGGAAGGACCCATCGCAGTCATTGTGTGCCCTACCAGAGAGCTTTGTCAGCAG ATCCATGCAGAATGTAAGCGCTTTGGGAAAGCCTACTCATTGCGTTCAGTGGCTGTATATGGAGGAGGCAGCATGTGGGAGCAAGCCAAGGCTTTGCAGGAGGGTGCAGAGATTGTGGTGTGCACTCCA GGTCGTCTGATAGACCACGTTAAAAAGAAGGCCACGTCTCTGCAGAGAGTAACATACCTGGTGTTTGATGAGGCTGATCGAATGTTTGATATGGGCTTTG aatATCAGGTTAGATCCATTGCCAGCCACGTTCGCCCAGACAGACAGA CTCTTCTGTTTAGTGCTACATTTCGGAAGAAGATAGAACGGCTTGCTAGAGACATTTTGGTTGATCCCATTCGTGTCGTGCAGGGAGACATCGGAGAG GCCAATGAGGATGTGACTCAGGTAGTGGAGATGCTGGTCAGTGGGTCAGATAAATGGGGCTGGCTGACTCGCCGGCTGGTCGAATTCACCTCCACAGGATCGGTCCTCATTTTTGTCACCAAGAAGGCCAACTGTGAGGAGCTAGCTACTAACCTGAATCAAGAGGGCTACAGCCTGGGCCTCCTGCATGGTGATATGGACCAGAGTGAGAGGAACAAGGTCATCAGTGATTTCAAGAAGAAGAACTTGCCCGTTCTGGTGGCCACTGATGTAGCTG CTCGTGGTCTGGACATCCCGTCCATTCGCACAGTGGTGAACTACGACGTTGCACGAGACAtcgacacacacacccacaggaTCGGTAGAACGGGTCGTGCTGGAGAGAAAGGTGTGGCCTACACTCTCCTCACCAATAAAGACACATCATTTGCTGGGGACTTGGTGCGGAATCTGGAGGGAGCAAATCAGGCTGTTTCCAAAGAGCTGATGGACTTGGCCATGCAG AATCCCTGGTTCAGGAAGTCACGATTCAAGGGTGGCAAAGGAAAGAAACTGAACATTGGTGGAGGTGGTCTTGGTTACAGAGAGAGACCCGGCCTTGGGGCTGAAAGTTCT GAACGTAGCAGCACCAGTAGCTTGTTGTCTTCCACTAGTAGCTATGAAGGCTACAGCAAACCAACTACTGGGGCAATGGGGGATCGCATGTCTGCAATGAAACAAGCCTTCCAG GCTCAGTATAAGAGCCACTTTGTAGCTGCATCCAGCGGCCCCCCAAAGCTCAGTGCCAAGTCTAGTGGCTCCTCAGGATGGACCAGTGCCGGCAGCCTGAGCTCTGTGCCAACAGAGTCTGCCAATGGCTCAGAACGGTCTCACAGTGCTACCTTGTCCATGGTGGGTTTCACCAGTGCTGGCTCCCTGAGCTCAGTGGCCCCCACCAGTCAAACCAGTTCACACCACAGCTACACTCCCCCTGCACCTCCGTCACAGAGAGAGAGCTCACGTGATAGACACGGGGACGACCGGGGGCGTCATGGTGACAGTCAACACCGCCATAGCGACAGGAACGATCGATACAGTAGCGAGGATCGCTACGGAGACCGGGATCGTCACGGGGATAGAGATAGAGATCGTGACCGCCACGGCGACCGTGATCGCCACAGCAGCAGCCGCCACAGTGACAGTCGTAACGGAGATGGAAGCAAGAGGGACAGAGATGATCGGAGGAGTGATAGGGATGGGGGAGACAGGGGGAGTGGAGATGGGAGGGACAGAGGAAGCGATAGCTTTGCTGTCCCTGAACCACCTAAACGTAGAAAGAGCAGATGGGACAACTAA